Proteins from one Dysgonomonas sp. HDW5A genomic window:
- the smpB gene encoding SsrA-binding protein, whose protein sequence is MKQLNINIKNKRATFDYELLDTYTAGLVLTGTEIKSIRLGKASLVDTFCIFEKEALWVRNMNITEYFYGSYNNHVARRDRKLLLNKKELKKIQRSVKETGYTIVPTRLFLNDRGLAKLNIAVARGKKQYDKRQSLKEKDDKRMLDRVMKK, encoded by the coding sequence ATGAAACAATTAAATATAAATATAAAAAACAAACGGGCAACTTTTGACTATGAGTTGCTTGATACATATACAGCAGGTCTGGTATTAACCGGAACCGAAATTAAATCAATCAGATTGGGGAAAGCCAGTTTAGTTGATACCTTTTGTATCTTCGAAAAAGAGGCTTTATGGGTAAGAAACATGAACATAACTGAATATTTTTATGGTTCATATAACAATCACGTAGCACGCCGCGATCGTAAATTGCTTCTTAATAAAAAAGAACTCAAAAAAATTCAACGTTCAGTAAAAGAAACAGGATATACAATTGTTCCGACACGACTATTTCTTAATGACAGAGGTTTAGCTAAATTAAATATCGCTGTTGCCCGAGGAAAAAAACAATACGATAAGCGACAATCTCTCAAAGAGAAAGATGACAAAAGAATGCTTGATCGAGTAATGAAAAAATAG